One genomic region from Deltaproteobacteria bacterium encodes:
- a CDS encoding membrane protein insertion efficiency factor YidD, translated as MTVDQQHSRLCAIRLTGGREQYLLSKELPVVSVIDPHLGIIIPFYLADSDFFRLPIPYLSALKIFWQSPQSAQVREDYPESWRRIRFRRASSMPLGPVPANMDIVEHAGNRSGFTRWRLVSYSEVGQVVDQALSRCEARAHATAGLTETLTATIFRSGRSPALLMQQSIKKVKDRVWHPLDHLTIESSASLQSSNRQAPAGPSTPIRPVLQRVWSLISAADGPRCPHYPTCSEYCVLATRKHGILKGLWMTAERLLEESFDFESSGNYRLVYHLGRWRVFDPVN; from the coding sequence GTGACAGTTGATCAGCAGCATAGCCGTCTTTGCGCGATCAGGTTGACTGGCGGACGAGAACAATATTTGCTGAGCAAGGAGCTACCAGTAGTCTCAGTGATCGATCCCCACCTTGGTATTATTATTCCGTTTTATCTAGCTGACTCAGACTTTTTCAGACTTCCGATTCCCTACCTCAGTGCTCTGAAAATATTTTGGCAGTCACCGCAGTCCGCTCAAGTGCGTGAGGATTATCCCGAGTCATGGCGGCGTATTCGCTTTCGTCGCGCCTCGTCAATGCCACTTGGACCGGTTCCAGCCAATATGGATATCGTTGAGCACGCGGGTAATCGCTCCGGTTTTACGCGGTGGCGTCTCGTCAGCTATAGCGAAGTCGGTCAAGTGGTTGATCAGGCATTATCGCGATGTGAGGCAAGGGCTCATGCCACAGCTGGACTTACAGAGACCCTCACTGCCACGATCTTTAGAAGCGGACGCTCACCGGCGCTTCTTATGCAGCAGAGCATAAAGAAGGTCAAAGATCGCGTCTGGCACCCCCTCGATCATCTTACTATCGAAAGCTCCGCATCTCTGCAGAGTTCAAACAGACAGGCGCCGGCAGGGCCTTCAACGCCGATTAGACCAGTACTCCAGAGAGTGTGGTCGCTGATTTCCGCTGCCGATGGTCCGCGCTGCCCACATTATCCGACCTGCTCTGAGTACTGCGTTCTTGCGACTAGGAAACATGGAATTCTTAAAGGGCTCTGGATGACGGCTGAGAGGCTCCTTGAGGAAAGTTTCGATTTTGAATCTAGTGGCAATTACCGGTTAGTTTATCATTTGGGCCGCTGGCGAGTTTTTGACCCCGTGAATTAG
- a CDS encoding MFS transporter, translating to MLREHLTLQLMKGILMQTQAMVASDIESGPSLYGGLRQSLLHPNVIVAALGYLVDTYDMILFSLVRRPSLETLGYHGDELLAKGVLLINLQMIGMLVGGFFWGMLGDKKGRSSVLFGSILLYSVANFANAWATNIETYGALRLLAGFGLAGELGAAITLVSEALPTEHRGYAAAIIAAFGSLGVVMSATIGELCTWQNAYVIGGLMGFCLLALRMRTLDSELFHHLEGKGSAVKRGDLRMLCDKNRIVRFAACALAAGPLWFMSGILSAFAPEIGKSLGVTGELQVSTAIVVSTAGYLIGDLINGFLSQKLASRKKVILLSLLGSTVFTLGFLLHRNGTPWSYYAILFVLGYFTGYWALLITATAEQFGTNLRATVTTTVPNLVRALVIPMTLSLEFLRPEIGMRDAALTVAGIVLVFGLVAGFMMRETYGKSLDFLEQ from the coding sequence ATGCTCCGAGAGCATCTCACCTTGCAGTTGATGAAGGGAATACTCATGCAAACTCAGGCAATGGTTGCAAGTGATATTGAGTCAGGACCAAGCCTATACGGAGGGCTCAGGCAGAGCCTCCTACATCCAAACGTTATTGTCGCTGCATTAGGCTACCTGGTCGATACCTACGATATGATTCTCTTCTCGTTGGTACGTAGGCCGAGTCTTGAGACACTTGGTTATCATGGTGATGAGCTGCTTGCAAAGGGCGTGCTACTGATCAATCTCCAAATGATTGGGATGCTTGTCGGTGGCTTTTTCTGGGGCATGCTTGGTGACAAAAAGGGTCGAAGCTCCGTACTTTTCGGATCGATTCTTCTTTATTCCGTGGCAAACTTTGCCAATGCTTGGGCCACAAACATAGAGACCTACGGAGCCCTGCGTCTCTTAGCCGGATTCGGGCTCGCCGGCGAACTAGGGGCAGCCATCACATTAGTCAGCGAAGCACTGCCGACGGAGCACCGAGGCTACGCCGCCGCCATTATCGCAGCATTTGGCTCGCTAGGCGTCGTCATGTCCGCAACGATCGGCGAGCTTTGTACCTGGCAAAATGCTTATGTAATAGGTGGTTTGATGGGATTTTGCCTTTTGGCACTGAGAATGAGAACCCTTGATTCTGAGTTGTTTCACCATCTGGAGGGCAAAGGTAGCGCCGTGAAGCGCGGTGACTTAAGGATGCTATGCGACAAAAATCGCATCGTGCGATTCGCAGCTTGCGCTCTCGCCGCTGGGCCTCTCTGGTTCATGAGTGGAATCCTTTCAGCATTTGCCCCGGAAATCGGCAAGAGCCTTGGCGTAACCGGAGAACTGCAGGTTTCAACAGCGATTGTAGTCTCAACAGCTGGGTATCTTATCGGGGATCTTATTAACGGATTCCTAAGTCAAAAATTGGCCTCACGAAAGAAAGTTATCCTCCTATCACTACTTGGCAGTACCGTGTTCACACTTGGATTCTTACTGCACAGGAACGGGACACCTTGGTCCTACTACGCTATCCTTTTTGTCCTCGGTTACTTTACTGGATACTGGGCGCTGCTGATCACAGCGACTGCTGAGCAGTTTGGTACCAATTTGCGTGCAACCGTCACTACCACTGTACCAAATTTAGTTAGAGCGCTAGTCATTCCCATGACACTCAGCTTGGAGTTCCTTAGACCTGAGATTGGGATGCGTGACGCGGCCCTAACGGTAGCCGGTATTGTACTTGTATTTGGACTCGTCGCGGGCTTTATGATGCGGGAAACCTATGGCAAAAGTCTCGATTTCCTTGAACAGTAG